A genomic stretch from Bdellovibrionales bacterium includes:
- a CDS encoding guanosine monophosphate reductase: MFNWKDIKNRGRGLTFDDVLIMPKRSDVRSRRDPSLTSRLTKKLMIETPIISANMDTITGTDMAIAMGKLGALGILHRFATIEEQADMVRKVKESGAKIISASIGVGDESKPRTKALVDAGVNLITIDIAHGHSIQMMETLKWLKDTYPQIEVIAGNLAMPDAAKDLIEAGADAIKVGIGPGSMCTTRIITGAGVPQLTAIALCTEIADSYGVPVIADGGIKTSGDIVKAFAAGASTVMLGSMLSGTIETPGEMKGGRKQYRGMASKAAQVSWRGGVPEGMAAEGESTMVNLKGHVKDVVLEITGGIRSGMSYINATSVGEMRDKAYFMEMSSNGIAESRAHGVNA, encoded by the coding sequence ATGTTTAACTGGAAAGACATCAAAAACCGTGGCCGTGGCCTGACCTTTGATGATGTTTTGATTATGCCAAAACGTTCGGATGTGCGCTCGCGCCGTGATCCTTCTTTGACTTCCCGCTTGACGAAAAAACTCATGATCGAGACTCCGATCATCAGCGCAAACATGGACACCATTACTGGCACGGACATGGCCATTGCCATGGGTAAGCTCGGCGCCCTCGGCATCCTTCACCGTTTCGCAACAATTGAAGAGCAAGCCGACATGGTTCGTAAAGTAAAAGAATCCGGCGCAAAAATTATTTCAGCTTCCATCGGTGTGGGTGACGAATCAAAACCGCGCACCAAAGCTTTGGTGGATGCCGGCGTGAACCTCATCACTATCGACATTGCTCATGGTCACTCGATCCAGATGATGGAAACTTTGAAGTGGCTTAAAGACACTTACCCGCAAATCGAAGTCATCGCTGGAAATCTCGCGATGCCGGATGCGGCGAAAGATTTGATCGAAGCCGGCGCTGATGCCATCAAAGTCGGAATCGGTCCGGGCTCGATGTGTACCACTCGTATCATTACCGGTGCGGGCGTGCCGCAACTAACGGCGATTGCCCTTTGCACAGAGATCGCAGACAGCTACGGCGTTCCTGTGATCGCCGACGGCGGGATTAAAACGTCGGGCGACATCGTGAAGGCTTTTGCTGCCGGCGCAAGTACGGTGATGCTTGGAAGCATGCTCTCTGGAACGATTGAAACTCCGGGAGAGATGAAGGGCGGTCGTAAACAGTACCGCGGAATGGCTTCAAAAGCGGCGCAAGTTTCTTGGCGCGGTGGCGTGCCTGAAGGCATGGCCGCTGAAGGTGAATCGACCATGGTGAACCTCAAAGGTCACGTGAAAGACGTGGTGCTTGAAATCACCGGCGGTATCCGCAGCGGGATGAGTTACATCAACGCCACCAGCGTTGGCGAAATG